From a single Ornithorhynchus anatinus isolate Pmale09 chromosome 4, mOrnAna1.pri.v4, whole genome shotgun sequence genomic region:
- the FPGS gene encoding folylpolyglutamate synthase, mitochondrial isoform X2 yields the protein MREEAYEDAVRTLNTLQTNAGYLEQMKRERGDPQAQLEAMKQYLVRSGLQVEDLDQLNIIHVTGTKGKGSTCAFTERILRNYGLKTGFYSSPHLVQVRERIRIDGQPISPEMFTKYFWRLYHRLEETKDASCASMPPYFRFLTILAFHVFLQEKVDLAVVEVGIGGAYDCTNIIRKPVVCGISSLGIDHTSILGDTIEKIAWQKGGIFKPGVPAFTVSQPERPLQVLKDRARCLPCPLYLCPNLDVLEEEEQVLGLGLAGDHQRDNAALALQLARSWLQQHGHKGIGEPKVPRQGPRRILPSAPVFRPTLLMQQGLRDTEWLGRTQVLQHGPLTWYLDGAHTTSSIQAGVRWFRQAALNQEKPNNGSEVRVLLFNASGDRDTAALLKLLQPCQFDYAVFCPNFAEVSTVGNADQQNFTVTLDHMLTRCLENQKQWNGLVEEKAGLDPWLPGSPDPEGPLHGPLRLVPSSPRPLNSNSLVFSCISHALQWISQGRDPHFQPPAPRGLHNHPVASSGAVLLKEATAIRVLVTGSLHLVGGVLKLLDQSLSQ from the exons gatgCCGTCCGGACCCTCAACACTCTGCAGACCAATGCGGGCTACCTGGAGCAGATGAAACGGGAGCGGGGCGATCCCCAGGCTCAACTGGAGGCCATGAAGCAGTACCTGGTGCGAAGCGGGCTGCAG GTGGAAGACTTGGATCAGCTGAATATCATCCATGTAACTGGGACCAAGGGCAAG GGCTCCACATGTGCCTTCACCGAGCGCATTCTGCGCAACTACGGTCTAAAGACGGGATTCTATAG CTCCCCCCACCTGGTGCAGGTGCGGGAGCGGATCCGCATCGACGGGCAGCCGATAAGCCCCGAGATGTTCACCAAATACTTCTGGCGGCTCTACCACCGGCTGGAGGAGACCAAG GATGCAAGCTGTGCCAGCATGCCTCCTTACTTCCGCTTCCTCACCATCCTGGCCTTCCATGTATTCCTTCAGGAGAAG GTGGATCTGGCTGTGGTGGAGGTGGGCATCGGGGGAGCTTATGATTGTACCAACATTATCAG GAAGCCGGTGGTCTGTGGAATCTCCTCTTTGGGCATCGATCACACCAGCATCCTGGGGGATACCATCGAGAAGATCGCTTGGCAGAAGGGGGGCATATTTAAG CCTGGAGTTCCCGCCTTCACCGTGTCCCAACCGGAGAGGCCCTTGCAAGTGCTCAAGGACCGAGCCCGCTGCCTCCCG TGCCCCCTCTACCTGTGCCCTAACCTTGAtgttctggaggaagaggagcaggtgcTGGGTCTGGGGCTGGCGGGGGACCACCAGCGGGACAATGCAGCCTTGGCCCTGCAGCTGGCGCGGAGCTGGCTGCAGCAGCATGGACACAAGG gGATTGGAGAGCCGAAGGTCCCCCGGCAGGGCCCCAGGCGGATCCTGCCCTCGGCACCTGTGTTCCGGCCCACCCTCTTAATGCAGCAGG GGTTGCGCGACACAGAGTGGCTGGGCCGGACCCAAGTGCTGCAACACGGGCCCCTCACCTGGTACCTGGACGGGGCTCACACCACCAGCAGCATCCAGGCTGGGGTTCGCTGGTTCCGCCAGGCCGCCCTCAATCAGGAGAAGCCAAACAA CGGCTCGGAGGTGCGGGTGCTACTGTTTAACGCTTCGGGGGACCGAGACACGGCCGCGCTGCTGAAATTGCTACAG CCCTGCCAGTTTGACTATGCTGTTTTCTGCCCCAACTTTGCCGAGGTGTCAACTGTGGGAAACGCAG accagCAGAACTTCACCGTGACCCTGGACCACATGTTGACTCGCTGCTTGGAGAACCAGAAACAGTGGAATGGGCTGGTGGAGGAGAAAGCCGGGCTGGACCCCTGGCTACCTGGAAGTCCCGACCCCGAGGGCCCCCTTCATGGACCGCTGAGGCTggtgccctcctctccccgcccgctCAACTCCAACTCCCTGGTCTTCAGCTGCATCTCCCACGCTCTGCAGTGGATCAGCCAGGGCCGGGACCCACATTTCCAGCCTCCCGCGCCCCGGGGGCTCCACAACCACCCCGTGGCCAGCAGCGGGGCCGTCCTCCTCAAGGAGGCCACCGCCATCCGCGTGCTGGTGACCGGCAGCCTGCACCTGGTGGGCGGGGTCCTGAAGCTGCTGGACCAGTCGCTGTCGCAGTAA
- the FPGS gene encoding folylpolyglutamate synthase, mitochondrial isoform X3 has translation MEYQDAVRTLNTLQTNAGYLEQMKRERGDPQAQLEAMKQYLVRSGLQVEDLDQLNIIHVTGTKGKGSTCAFTERILRNYGLKTGFYSSPHLVQVRERIRIDGQPISPEMFTKYFWRLYHRLEETKDASCASMPPYFRFLTILAFHVFLQEKVDLAVVEVGIGGAYDCTNIIRKPVVCGISSLGIDHTSILGDTIEKIAWQKGGIFKPGVPAFTVSQPERPLQVLKDRARCLPCPLYLCPNLDVLEEEEQVLGLGLAGDHQRDNAALALQLARSWLQQHGHKGIGEPKVPRQGPRRILPSAPVFRPTLLMQQGLRDTEWLGRTQVLQHGPLTWYLDGAHTTSSIQAGVRWFRQAALNQEKPNNGSEVRVLLFNASGDRDTAALLKLLQPCQFDYAVFCPNFAEVSTVGNADQQNFTVTLDHMLTRCLENQKQWNGLVEEKAGLDPWLPGSPDPEGPLHGPLRLVPSSPRPLNSNSLVFSCISHALQWISQGRDPHFQPPAPRGLHNHPVASSGAVLLKEATAIRVLVTGSLHLVGGVLKLLDQSLSQ, from the exons ATGGAATACCAG gatgCCGTCCGGACCCTCAACACTCTGCAGACCAATGCGGGCTACCTGGAGCAGATGAAACGGGAGCGGGGCGATCCCCAGGCTCAACTGGAGGCCATGAAGCAGTACCTGGTGCGAAGCGGGCTGCAG GTGGAAGACTTGGATCAGCTGAATATCATCCATGTAACTGGGACCAAGGGCAAG GGCTCCACATGTGCCTTCACCGAGCGCATTCTGCGCAACTACGGTCTAAAGACGGGATTCTATAG CTCCCCCCACCTGGTGCAGGTGCGGGAGCGGATCCGCATCGACGGGCAGCCGATAAGCCCCGAGATGTTCACCAAATACTTCTGGCGGCTCTACCACCGGCTGGAGGAGACCAAG GATGCAAGCTGTGCCAGCATGCCTCCTTACTTCCGCTTCCTCACCATCCTGGCCTTCCATGTATTCCTTCAGGAGAAG GTGGATCTGGCTGTGGTGGAGGTGGGCATCGGGGGAGCTTATGATTGTACCAACATTATCAG GAAGCCGGTGGTCTGTGGAATCTCCTCTTTGGGCATCGATCACACCAGCATCCTGGGGGATACCATCGAGAAGATCGCTTGGCAGAAGGGGGGCATATTTAAG CCTGGAGTTCCCGCCTTCACCGTGTCCCAACCGGAGAGGCCCTTGCAAGTGCTCAAGGACCGAGCCCGCTGCCTCCCG TGCCCCCTCTACCTGTGCCCTAACCTTGAtgttctggaggaagaggagcaggtgcTGGGTCTGGGGCTGGCGGGGGACCACCAGCGGGACAATGCAGCCTTGGCCCTGCAGCTGGCGCGGAGCTGGCTGCAGCAGCATGGACACAAGG gGATTGGAGAGCCGAAGGTCCCCCGGCAGGGCCCCAGGCGGATCCTGCCCTCGGCACCTGTGTTCCGGCCCACCCTCTTAATGCAGCAGG GGTTGCGCGACACAGAGTGGCTGGGCCGGACCCAAGTGCTGCAACACGGGCCCCTCACCTGGTACCTGGACGGGGCTCACACCACCAGCAGCATCCAGGCTGGGGTTCGCTGGTTCCGCCAGGCCGCCCTCAATCAGGAGAAGCCAAACAA CGGCTCGGAGGTGCGGGTGCTACTGTTTAACGCTTCGGGGGACCGAGACACGGCCGCGCTGCTGAAATTGCTACAG CCCTGCCAGTTTGACTATGCTGTTTTCTGCCCCAACTTTGCCGAGGTGTCAACTGTGGGAAACGCAG accagCAGAACTTCACCGTGACCCTGGACCACATGTTGACTCGCTGCTTGGAGAACCAGAAACAGTGGAATGGGCTGGTGGAGGAGAAAGCCGGGCTGGACCCCTGGCTACCTGGAAGTCCCGACCCCGAGGGCCCCCTTCATGGACCGCTGAGGCTggtgccctcctctccccgcccgctCAACTCCAACTCCCTGGTCTTCAGCTGCATCTCCCACGCTCTGCAGTGGATCAGCCAGGGCCGGGACCCACATTTCCAGCCTCCCGCGCCCCGGGGGCTCCACAACCACCCCGTGGCCAGCAGCGGGGCCGTCCTCCTCAAGGAGGCCACCGCCATCCGCGTGCTGGTGACCGGCAGCCTGCACCTGGTGGGCGGGGTCCTGAAGCTGCTGGACCAGTCGCTGTCGCAGTAA
- the FPGS gene encoding folylpolyglutamate synthase, mitochondrial isoform X1, translating to MKGLEPQLAPGRWLQVRSIGFEGTMHGRRLNPRPRGSEVAAFEDAVRTLNTLQTNAGYLEQMKRERGDPQAQLEAMKQYLVRSGLQVEDLDQLNIIHVTGTKGKGSTCAFTERILRNYGLKTGFYSSPHLVQVRERIRIDGQPISPEMFTKYFWRLYHRLEETKDASCASMPPYFRFLTILAFHVFLQEKVDLAVVEVGIGGAYDCTNIIRKPVVCGISSLGIDHTSILGDTIEKIAWQKGGIFKPGVPAFTVSQPERPLQVLKDRARCLPCPLYLCPNLDVLEEEEQVLGLGLAGDHQRDNAALALQLARSWLQQHGHKGIGEPKVPRQGPRRILPSAPVFRPTLLMQQGLRDTEWLGRTQVLQHGPLTWYLDGAHTTSSIQAGVRWFRQAALNQEKPNNGSEVRVLLFNASGDRDTAALLKLLQPCQFDYAVFCPNFAEVSTVGNADQQNFTVTLDHMLTRCLENQKQWNGLVEEKAGLDPWLPGSPDPEGPLHGPLRLVPSSPRPLNSNSLVFSCISHALQWISQGRDPHFQPPAPRGLHNHPVASSGAVLLKEATAIRVLVTGSLHLVGGVLKLLDQSLSQ from the exons gatgCCGTCCGGACCCTCAACACTCTGCAGACCAATGCGGGCTACCTGGAGCAGATGAAACGGGAGCGGGGCGATCCCCAGGCTCAACTGGAGGCCATGAAGCAGTACCTGGTGCGAAGCGGGCTGCAG GTGGAAGACTTGGATCAGCTGAATATCATCCATGTAACTGGGACCAAGGGCAAG GGCTCCACATGTGCCTTCACCGAGCGCATTCTGCGCAACTACGGTCTAAAGACGGGATTCTATAG CTCCCCCCACCTGGTGCAGGTGCGGGAGCGGATCCGCATCGACGGGCAGCCGATAAGCCCCGAGATGTTCACCAAATACTTCTGGCGGCTCTACCACCGGCTGGAGGAGACCAAG GATGCAAGCTGTGCCAGCATGCCTCCTTACTTCCGCTTCCTCACCATCCTGGCCTTCCATGTATTCCTTCAGGAGAAG GTGGATCTGGCTGTGGTGGAGGTGGGCATCGGGGGAGCTTATGATTGTACCAACATTATCAG GAAGCCGGTGGTCTGTGGAATCTCCTCTTTGGGCATCGATCACACCAGCATCCTGGGGGATACCATCGAGAAGATCGCTTGGCAGAAGGGGGGCATATTTAAG CCTGGAGTTCCCGCCTTCACCGTGTCCCAACCGGAGAGGCCCTTGCAAGTGCTCAAGGACCGAGCCCGCTGCCTCCCG TGCCCCCTCTACCTGTGCCCTAACCTTGAtgttctggaggaagaggagcaggtgcTGGGTCTGGGGCTGGCGGGGGACCACCAGCGGGACAATGCAGCCTTGGCCCTGCAGCTGGCGCGGAGCTGGCTGCAGCAGCATGGACACAAGG gGATTGGAGAGCCGAAGGTCCCCCGGCAGGGCCCCAGGCGGATCCTGCCCTCGGCACCTGTGTTCCGGCCCACCCTCTTAATGCAGCAGG GGTTGCGCGACACAGAGTGGCTGGGCCGGACCCAAGTGCTGCAACACGGGCCCCTCACCTGGTACCTGGACGGGGCTCACACCACCAGCAGCATCCAGGCTGGGGTTCGCTGGTTCCGCCAGGCCGCCCTCAATCAGGAGAAGCCAAACAA CGGCTCGGAGGTGCGGGTGCTACTGTTTAACGCTTCGGGGGACCGAGACACGGCCGCGCTGCTGAAATTGCTACAG CCCTGCCAGTTTGACTATGCTGTTTTCTGCCCCAACTTTGCCGAGGTGTCAACTGTGGGAAACGCAG accagCAGAACTTCACCGTGACCCTGGACCACATGTTGACTCGCTGCTTGGAGAACCAGAAACAGTGGAATGGGCTGGTGGAGGAGAAAGCCGGGCTGGACCCCTGGCTACCTGGAAGTCCCGACCCCGAGGGCCCCCTTCATGGACCGCTGAGGCTggtgccctcctctccccgcccgctCAACTCCAACTCCCTGGTCTTCAGCTGCATCTCCCACGCTCTGCAGTGGATCAGCCAGGGCCGGGACCCACATTTCCAGCCTCCCGCGCCCCGGGGGCTCCACAACCACCCCGTGGCCAGCAGCGGGGCCGTCCTCCTCAAGGAGGCCACCGCCATCCGCGTGCTGGTGACCGGCAGCCTGCACCTGGTGGGCGGGGTCCTGAAGCTGCTGGACCAGTCGCTGTCGCAGTAA